A region of the Leptospira noumeaensis genome:
AAGAACCGATTATCTCATTTTAAAACGAGAAAGGGAAATAGCAAAATTGGCTTTAAACACAGCCCTTGCGGAAGACGATCCATCACTTCTTGCTACATTCTCTTATAGTTCCATTGGTCAAAATTTCATTTCTCCTCAGGACAATTTCATTGCTCGCCAAAGAGGAATTACATCTTGGAATTACCCACAAATTCTTGCTGAACTAAAGATGTCTTATCCCCTTTGGGATTTAGGAATCAAAGCAGGAATTCGGGATGCGGAAACCAATCTCAAAGTAAACGAGATGAAAATCCAAAACTTGGAACAAGAAATTTCCCAAGAAATTGACAACCGTTATGAAGCCCTTGTCTCAAGTCACGCCCTCCTAAAGGATCTGATCAAAACAAGAAAAGAAACTGAAATTTTTTACAATGGGCTTATGGAAAGGTTTCGTCAAGGTCGCTACACGGCTGTTAACGTAAAGAATGCCCTCGATAGTTTGGCGAATGCGGAACTTGCGGTAACACAGGCAAAAATTAATTTTAATATCAATTTAGTTCGTTACGAGTTGGCAAAAAATTCTCTCTTTGAGAAGTATGGACTCGATCTCTATTCCATTTTGGAAGAGGTCGAAAAAAGAGCCAAATTAGAAACCGATAAATTATGAAAGCCCTTCCTTCACACAGAAAAGAAGAGATGGTTCGTTACAGAAGAACCTTCCACCAGTTTCCGGAACTCAAATATGAGGAAAAGGAAACTGCTTCATTTGTGAAGGAACATTTAGAATCTTTAGGATTCCAAGTGGAATCAGGGATTGCAGAAACTGGGCTTGTGGCTTTATTTGATTCTGGGATTCCCGGAAAAACCATCCTCGTCCGCGCAGATATGGATGCCCTGCCGATCCACGAAGAAAACAATCACGAATACAAAAGTAAAAACCCAGGAAAGATGCATGCCTGTGGCCATGATGGACATACAAGCATCCTTATGGCTCTTTCGTCCGAGCTAAAAGCAGCTTTCTCTGACTTTGTTCCTAAAGGTCGAGTTCTACTTTGTTTCCAACCTGCAGAAGAAGGTGGTTCCGGGGCAGACAAAATGATTGCCTCCGGGATTTTAGAAAGATACCAAGTGGATTCTGTTTTTGCACTCCATGTTTGGAACCATATTGATTTAGGGAAAGTTGGTGTTGTGAACGGAACCATGATGGCATCCGTTGATGAATTCAAAATCACTGTCAAAGGAACTTCTGGACATGGAGCCATCCCGCAACATACGGTGGATCCGATTGTAGTTGGTTCTCATTTAGTGACTTCCTTACAAACTTTAGTTTCCAGAAATGTAGATCCACTTGAGCCTTGTGTGGTGACTGTGGGTTCCTTTCATTCGGGAAATGCTTTTAATGTCATTCCTGAAACGGCAGTTCTACACGGAACCGTTAGAACCTATTCAAAATCTGTTTATGAAATGATTCCGAAACGAATGGAATCCCTTGTGAGCCAAGTGGCAGCTGGATTTGGAGCAAGTATCGATTTCGAATACAACCGCGTTGACAAACCAACCATCAATGACCCAGCTATGGCGGACATTGTGAGAACTGCTGCAAAAAATGTTTTGGGTGAAAATTGTCTTACAGAAGAAAATACAAGAACCATGGGTGGGGAAGATTTTTCAGCCTTTCTTATGGAACGGCCTGGTTGTTATTTTTTTATTGGATCTCGGAACGAAGCCAAAGGTTTTGTCCACTCTCACCACAGTTCTTTTTTTGATTTTGACGAAGATGCCCTTCCTGTTGGTCTTTCCGTAATGAAAGAAGTCATTAGAACCTACCTATTAAATTCCAAATAATAAAAAATAATCTTGCCTGTTTTTTGACCAATTTTAATAGTTAGATATCTAACCATTTTCCAGAGGATTCCAATGATTTCATTCGAACAAATAGACGGAATCGGATTTATCCGATTGGGCATCAATGACAAGAACAGTTTTTCTAACGAATCGTTTTTGGAATTGAAAAAAACCATCCAAACAGCAAAAGAATCAAACTCCAAAGCCATTGTTTTAAAAAGTGATTCTCCTGGAAGTTTTTCGCTTGGTCTTGACCTTACCACTGTCAGTACAATGGATATGTCAAAAGACCTTGCGGCTTTCCTCGGTTTATTCTATGAAAACTTAGAAAGTTTATTCACACTTCCCGTGCCCACAATCGCAGAAATCTCCGGACATGCTTTGGGTTATGGTGCTATGCTTGCTCTTGTTTGTGATTACCGTTATGCGACGGAAGACATCCGATTTGGATTACCGGAAGTTAAAATTGGAATCCAAGTTCCTTCCTTTATTTATGCACTTCTTGGTGAAGCAATAGGATATGACGCGGCCAAACGCCATGTGCTCCTTGGAGATGCATTCAAAGCAAAAGAAATGCCTAGTTTGTTTGAAGAAATCGCGGGAACAGAAGAAGATTTGAAGAAAAAATCAAAATCCCTCCAAACAAAATTAAAGAAAAATTCTTTGTCTGCAATGAAGGATACAAAATCAGGAATTTTGAATGTTCAAAAAAACATATTGGCTTTGATCAAACCTGATATCGAAGCAACCATTCAAAGTATCCAATCAAAAGATGCACAAGAAGGAATTTCTGCATCCGTTCAAGTGAGAAGGCCTGTTTTTACTTCTTAAACATAAGCTATCTTTGGATTAATTTTCTTTTTTATTCCGAATGTGTTTGTAAATGACTTCGAGGATAGGATATAAAGTATCCTCGTTTTCTTTAGAAATTCCCCAAGTTTGTAATGAAAGAAGTTTCGCAGAGATAGTCACAATTTTTTTTCGTATTTTTTTCCCATCCTTTGACAAAAGGAGAGCCCACTCCCTTCCATCACTCGGGGAAGGATTTCGTTCCACAAGACCTTCTTTCACTAACCTATTCACAAGCACTGTACAAGTCGGTTTTGTTTTTTCAATGGTTTTGGCAATTTGTGTCATATTGATAGGAATTTTACTACGCAATAGAAATGTGAGGATTTCAAAATGGGAAGTGGTGAGTCCCGGGTATCCTAACTTTTCCATTTCCAACCGAACAATCTCTGCAATTTCCGAACTAATCCGATCGAAATACCGAACCGAACGAAACCGTTTGGGAAGTTCTCTACTCATAAAATTTCGGCAAACAGAATAAAACGAAAAACATTATGCCTTTAATGCTTCAATTTCTGAAATTTCTTTCGGAATGGACTCGGTCAAATTGATAGGTGTTTTTCCATGAATGAGAATGTCATCTTCGATACGGATTCCAATTCCACGAAATTCCTTCGGAATGGATTCGTCCGTTGGATCAAAATATAGCCCAGGTTCTACAGTAACCACCTGACCATCCTTAAGTGGCCTTGACTTTCCTTCTAAAAAATACCTTCCCACATCATGTACATCCATCCCCAGGTAATGTCCCGTACGATGCATATAAAATTTTCGGTAAGTACCCTTCTCTATGATTTCTTCCAAACTTCCTTTTAAAAACCCCATTTCTCTTAAACAATCACTGAGAAATTTTACTGTTTTTTCGTGAACTTCATTGAAGGGAGTTCCGGCAATCGAATTACGAATGGCATTTTTTTGCGCATACAAAACAATTTCATAGATAGTTTTTTGGGCCTCGGTAAATTTTTTACCTACAGGAAAAACACGAGTCACATCGGCAGTATAATAATTCCACTCTGCACCCGAATCCACAAGAACCAAATCACCATCTTTTAAAATATCATCATTACTGACATAGTGAAGGATACAGGCATTTTTTCCAGAAGCCACAATATGGCCATAACCACCACCAATCGATCCGTATTTCAAATACTCATTGTCGAGGAGTGCTTCCAATTCGTATTCATACATTCCAGGTTTACTTTCTCGCATAATGCGCATATGGCCAAGTTTTGTGACTTCGGCTGCATTTTTTAAAATGGCAATTTCTTCTTTGGATTTAGTGAGTCTTTCTTCATGTAAAAAATTGGGGTGTTCTATGCGATGAGGTCCGAACTTTCCTTCCCTTGCCCTTTCGGAAAGATTTCGGCATTCGGTGATGAGTTCCCGGTCGCGGTCGGGATTTTCACCGAAAAAATAATACAAGGTATGGTTACCAATCAGAATGGCAGGTCTTTCTTTTTCCCAATCAGTTAAGTCATAAGAAAAATCCAAACCTAACATAGATTTGATTTTTTCTTTTCCAAGCCTGATCCCTGTCCAAATTTCCCTTTCTTTGTCTTTGGGCAAACAAAACATCCCAGACACATCTTTTGTAATGACAAGGATAGAATCTTCTTCTGTAATCCCTGTTAGATAATAAAAATCAGAATTCTGGCGAAATTTATATTCTACATCTCTATTTCTAATTTTATGGTTTGCCGCAAATAAAAGAAAGATCTCACCAGATTTTAACTTTTTTTGAATGTTAACAATCCGACTGCGGTATAATTTATTGTTGTATTCTTTTGTTTTTTTATCAGGTAATTTCATTTGAGATGACTTCCTCTAAAGCTTCAAAAATCCGCACAGGGTTTTGGTCCAACATACAGCGGAAATGTCCCTCTGGACAAATTCGTCCGCCATGGATTCCACAAGGCCTACAATTTAAACCTTTTACCTCCATGATTTTATGTCTATCGGAAAGGCTTCCATATCCAAAGGCTGGGATGGTTGCCCCGTAGAGCATCACGGTCGGAGTATTAAATGCGGAGGCAAAATGAATGGGACTAGAGTCGTTAGAAATGATGGCATTTGCATTTCGAATCCAAACCATAAGTTCTTTCAAATTTGTTTTTCCCACGAGAGAAAACAATCGGTCTCTTTCCTTTAGTTCCAATGGTTCTGTTTTCATCAGTCGAAAGATTGTATTTTCAATTTCCAAATCTGCCTTACTACCGATGAGAATCACAGTTTCTTTTCTTTTGCGTAAAATTTGAGTGATGACACTTACAAATTTTTCTTCCGGCATTCGTTTGG
Encoded here:
- a CDS encoding M20 metallopeptidase family protein, whose translation is MMKALPSHRKEEMVRYRRTFHQFPELKYEEKETASFVKEHLESLGFQVESGIAETGLVALFDSGIPGKTILVRADMDALPIHEENNHEYKSKNPGKMHACGHDGHTSILMALSSELKAAFSDFVPKGRVLLCFQPAEEGGSGADKMIASGILERYQVDSVFALHVWNHIDLGKVGVVNGTMMASVDEFKITVKGTSGHGAIPQHTVDPIVVGSHLVTSLQTLVSRNVDPLEPCVVTVGSFHSGNAFNVIPETAVLHGTVRTYSKSVYEMIPKRMESLVSQVAAGFGASIDFEYNRVDKPTINDPAMADIVRTAAKNVLGENCLTEENTRTMGGEDFSAFLMERPGCYFFIGSRNEAKGFVHSHHSSFFDFDEDALPVGLSVMKEVIRTYLLNSK
- a CDS encoding enoyl-CoA hydratase/isomerase family protein, translated to MISFEQIDGIGFIRLGINDKNSFSNESFLELKKTIQTAKESNSKAIVLKSDSPGSFSLGLDLTTVSTMDMSKDLAAFLGLFYENLESLFTLPVPTIAEISGHALGYGAMLALVCDYRYATEDIRFGLPEVKIGIQVPSFIYALLGEAIGYDAAKRHVLLGDAFKAKEMPSLFEEIAGTEEDLKKKSKSLQTKLKKNSLSAMKDTKSGILNVQKNILALIKPDIEATIQSIQSKDAQEGISASVQVRRPVFTS
- a CDS encoding MarR family winged helix-turn-helix transcriptional regulator, which codes for MSRELPKRFRSVRYFDRISSEIAEIVRLEMEKLGYPGLTTSHFEILTFLLRSKIPINMTQIAKTIEKTKPTCTVLVNRLVKEGLVERNPSPSDGREWALLLSKDGKKIRKKIVTISAKLLSLQTWGISKENEDTLYPILEVIYKHIRNKKEN
- a CDS encoding aminopeptidase P N-terminal domain-containing protein, producing MKLPDKKTKEYNNKLYRSRIVNIQKKLKSGEIFLLFAANHKIRNRDVEYKFRQNSDFYYLTGITEEDSILVITKDVSGMFCLPKDKEREIWTGIRLGKEKIKSMLGLDFSYDLTDWEKERPAILIGNHTLYYFFGENPDRDRELITECRNLSERAREGKFGPHRIEHPNFLHEERLTKSKEEIAILKNAAEVTKLGHMRIMRESKPGMYEYELEALLDNEYLKYGSIGGGYGHIVASGKNACILHYVSNDDILKDGDLVLVDSGAEWNYYTADVTRVFPVGKKFTEAQKTIYEIVLYAQKNAIRNSIAGTPFNEVHEKTVKFLSDCLREMGFLKGSLEEIIEKGTYRKFYMHRTGHYLGMDVHDVGRYFLEGKSRPLKDGQVVTVEPGLYFDPTDESIPKEFRGIGIRIEDDILIHGKTPINLTESIPKEISEIEALKA